The following proteins are co-located in the Candidatus Korarchaeota archaeon NZ13-K genome:
- a CDS encoding TIGR04076 family protein, protein MPELRVIVEEVRGRCAAGYKPGDEFLLRDFYVERMQDVRICLHALSSMLTLISPLLKGVPPASLGIGSDETAHVQCPDPGPPYRKHARKLYCFSGEMNGVDRFSLNNQQPVVDIDGLSTD, encoded by the coding sequence ATGCCGGAGCTCAGGGTCATAGTTGAGGAGGTGAGGGGGAGGTGCGCCGCCGGCTATAAGCCTGGGGATGAATTCCTCCTGAGGGATTTCTACGTGGAGAGGATGCAGGATGTGAGGATATGCCTTCATGCCCTCTCCTCGATGCTCACCCTCATCTCCCCCCTCCTCAAGGGGGTTCCGCCCGCTAGCCTCGGGATAGGGAGCGATGAGACCGCCCACGTCCAGTGCCCGGATCCCGGACCCCCTTACAGAAAACACGCCAGAAAGCTCTACTGCTTCAGCGGGGAGATGAATGGCGTCGATAGGTTTAGTTTAAATAATCAGCAACCCGTTGTAGATATTGATGGGCTATCGACAGACTAG
- a CDS encoding ABC transporter ATP-binding protein: MLLELQKINAGYGDLQVLWDVNIAVERGEIVSLLGSNGAGKTTTLRVISGLLRPFSGRVLFNGEDITESPSHRRVEMGLALVPEGRQLFPEMTVLENLEMGAYTRRARERFHETLEWVFSLFPTLKERKSQLAGTMSGGEQQMLAIARGLISRPEVLMMDEPSMGLAPKLVMEILGTVKKLREEGITILLVEQNARAALEVSDRAYILETGRIALQGSSKELLGMDEVRRAYLGI; the protein is encoded by the coding sequence ATGCTCTTGGAACTCCAGAAGATAAATGCCGGTTATGGGGACCTTCAGGTCCTCTGGGACGTGAATATTGCTGTGGAGAGAGGGGAGATAGTGAGTCTCCTAGGCAGCAACGGCGCGGGGAAGACCACAACCCTCAGGGTGATCTCTGGGCTCCTGAGGCCCTTCAGCGGGAGGGTCCTCTTCAACGGTGAGGACATAACGGAATCCCCCAGCCACAGGAGGGTGGAGATGGGGCTCGCCCTGGTCCCGGAGGGCAGGCAGCTCTTCCCGGAGATGACAGTGCTCGAGAACCTGGAGATGGGGGCCTACACCAGGAGAGCCAGGGAAAGGTTTCATGAGACCCTAGAATGGGTCTTCTCCCTTTTCCCCACGCTCAAGGAGAGGAAATCTCAACTAGCAGGTACGATGAGCGGGGGGGAGCAGCAGATGCTGGCCATAGCCAGGGGACTGATAAGCAGGCCGGAGGTCCTCATGATGGACGAGCCCTCGATGGGGCTAGCTCCCAAGCTGGTCATGGAGATACTCGGGACGGTGAAGAAGCTCAGGGAAGAGGGAATCACAATACTGCTCGTGGAGCAGAACGCCAGAGCTGCTCTTGAGGTATCTGACAGAGCATACATACTTGAAACCGGAAGGATAGCGCTCCAAGGTTCCTCCAAGGAGCTCTTGGGGATGGATGAGGTCAGGAGAGCGTATTTGGGCATCTGA